A DNA window from Aestuariispira ectoiniformans contains the following coding sequences:
- a CDS encoding methylaspartate mutase subunit E produces the protein MWNPSRYHIILAGIGGDAHSVGLILLRQALQLTGYQVHYLGTQNRIEDVLEVAPGADAVLLSCMDGHAGHYLKPLVQHRLNDEEETGPLWYLGGNPSVLPLARARRVFAEMGFKRVYLGFVDLTAFLEGLAEDLHNRVPSGGPAARIMPERNAAFLAIADWLLHDVDHDLQRREVLLGWPTGAAANDFNDNASFLKTCPSLALAQSHAARKGRPLVQPRAGVALADDQQRLFHRLRCGGADVLSYQIDSLTRNNRYSEAEEGIAESRQCGQSTLNGFPLVNHGVDALRRIARSVPRPLQCRHSTRDPRLLAELCYAGGVTAFEGGAICYNLPYFKDYPLAEAIQNWRYVDRLTGRYLDRYGIVIDREFFGVLTATLMPPSIAITVCILEAALAVRQGVGSVSLGYAEQGNRVQDIAAIRAIPGLTRNFFRAVDLPSVQISTVFHQYMSAFPEDEGASMQLIHASAETAALSGATRVLTKTAVEAVRIPTVEDNVAGLQTVHRGIALAGEGHFEDASVRIEQRLIVEEVSAMLDAVLVLGSGDVAVGLERAFANGNLDIPFSPSVHNAGQVVTGRDITGAVRFLSCGNLPLSREAKQFHEECMAERRRRDSVPIAESYRIVEDDVLALPRGRVPRWPLSERTITGFDPDMGLTTAVFS, from the coding sequence ATGTGGAATCCTAGTCGTTATCATATCATTCTGGCGGGCATTGGCGGTGATGCACATTCGGTTGGATTGATTTTGTTGCGTCAGGCCTTACAGCTCACCGGCTATCAGGTTCATTATTTGGGAACGCAGAACCGGATTGAGGATGTGCTGGAAGTAGCACCGGGCGCGGACGCGGTTCTTTTGTCGTGCATGGATGGGCATGCAGGGCATTACCTTAAACCGTTAGTGCAGCACAGACTGAATGATGAGGAGGAAACCGGGCCGCTTTGGTATCTGGGGGGCAACCCGTCAGTTTTGCCTCTAGCCCGTGCCCGACGTGTATTTGCGGAGATGGGGTTCAAACGCGTCTATCTGGGGTTTGTGGACCTTACGGCTTTCCTGGAGGGGCTTGCCGAAGATCTTCATAACCGCGTCCCGTCGGGTGGGCCAGCGGCACGAATTATGCCTGAGCGCAATGCTGCTTTTCTGGCGATTGCTGATTGGTTGCTGCACGATGTGGACCATGATTTGCAACGGCGGGAAGTTTTGCTTGGCTGGCCAACCGGCGCGGCTGCAAATGATTTCAACGATAATGCCTCATTCCTGAAAACCTGCCCGTCACTGGCATTGGCGCAGTCTCACGCGGCGCGGAAGGGACGTCCGCTAGTGCAGCCGCGTGCGGGCGTGGCATTGGCCGATGATCAGCAGCGCCTTTTCCACCGTTTGAGGTGTGGAGGTGCTGACGTCCTGTCCTATCAGATTGACTCGCTGACACGGAATAACCGCTATTCGGAGGCAGAAGAGGGGATTGCCGAAAGCCGTCAGTGCGGGCAATCGACATTGAATGGCTTTCCGTTGGTCAATCATGGTGTGGATGCGTTGCGGCGTATTGCACGTTCTGTACCGAGACCGTTGCAATGCCGTCACTCGACACGGGACCCGCGGCTTCTCGCAGAACTCTGTTATGCCGGTGGCGTTACGGCCTTCGAAGGTGGGGCGATTTGCTACAATCTGCCATATTTCAAGGATTACCCTTTGGCAGAGGCTATCCAGAACTGGCGCTATGTGGATCGGCTGACGGGCCGCTACCTTGATCGCTACGGCATTGTGATTGACCGGGAATTTTTCGGGGTTTTGACGGCCACATTGATGCCTCCGTCAATCGCAATCACAGTTTGCATCCTCGAAGCCGCACTGGCCGTACGTCAGGGTGTCGGATCGGTTTCATTGGGGTATGCCGAACAGGGAAACAGAGTGCAGGATATTGCCGCCATTCGGGCAATTCCAGGTCTTACACGTAACTTTTTCAGGGCTGTGGACTTGCCGTCGGTACAGATATCTACCGTGTTTCACCAGTATATGTCGGCTTTCCCGGAGGATGAGGGGGCATCCATGCAGCTCATCCATGCGTCGGCCGAGACAGCAGCACTTTCGGGAGCAACAAGGGTTCTGACCAAGACAGCAGTAGAGGCCGTTCGTATTCCTACCGTCGAAGATAATGTTGCAGGTTTGCAAACCGTCCATCGTGGCATCGCATTGGCGGGGGAAGGACATTTCGAAGATGCCTCCGTTCGGATAGAGCAGCGCCTGATCGTAGAGGAGGTGTCGGCAATGTTGGATGCTGTTCTTGTACTGGGGAGCGGGGATGTTGCTGTCGGGTTGGAACGTGCATTTGCCAACGGGAATCTGGATATTCCGTTCTCCCCGAGTGTCCACAATGCGGGCCAGGTGGTAACGGGACGCGATATTACTGGTGCCGTGAGGTTTTTGTCTTGTGGAAACCTGCCGCTATCCCGTGAAGCAAAACAATTTCATGAGGAATGCATGGCGGAGCGTCGCCGACGCGATTCTGTTCCAATAGCGGAAAGCTATCGGATCGTGGAAGATGATGTACTGGCCCTGCCCAGAGGACGTGTTCCGCGTTGGCCGCTGTCTGAGCGCACAATTACGGGTTTTGACCCTGACATGGGGCTTACCACAGCCGTATTCTCCTGA
- a CDS encoding aspartate/glutamate racemase family protein — MIGILGGMGPLATVDLMSKLIALSGAENDQDNLPVVVWSDPRVPDRRAALLEAGAPSPLPVMLQGIAALEAAGATLIIIACNTAHAWYETMAETAKVPILHIADSACDQLCSSLPEGSRVAVIATHATLVTGFYQERLERRGMKSLVLDDEDTHTHVQSVIACVKRGDIAASYRDMTVALDKLLAKGADAALLACTELPLAVPPEGHALPRFDATEALARAAIDYFRDISACPTLPTGQAVQSVMQERLLPR; from the coding sequence ATGATCGGAATCCTTGGCGGGATGGGCCCGCTGGCCACCGTCGACCTTATGTCCAAGCTTATTGCGTTATCCGGTGCGGAAAACGATCAGGATAACTTACCTGTTGTCGTTTGGAGTGATCCTCGCGTTCCGGACCGCAGGGCGGCCCTCCTTGAGGCGGGAGCGCCTTCACCTCTGCCGGTGATGTTGCAGGGGATTGCCGCATTGGAAGCCGCAGGGGCAACCCTGATCATTATTGCCTGCAACACGGCGCATGCCTGGTATGAAACGATGGCAGAGACAGCCAAGGTACCCATCCTGCATATTGCAGATTCAGCCTGCGATCAGCTTTGTTCGAGCCTCCCGGAGGGTTCGAGGGTGGCGGTGATCGCGACCCATGCCACCCTGGTGACAGGGTTCTATCAGGAGAGGCTTGAGCGGCGGGGGATGAAAAGCCTGGTCCTTGATGACGAGGATACCCATACACATGTGCAATCTGTGATCGCCTGCGTAAAGCGTGGGGATATTGCCGCCAGTTACCGGGATATGACCGTTGCTCTGGACAAGTTATTGGCAAAGGGGGCTGATGCCGCATTACTTGCATGCACGGAATTGCCGCTCGCAGTACCGCCCGAAGGACACGCCCTTCCGCGTTTTGACGCAACAGAGGCGTTGGCGCGAGCGGCGATTGACTATTTCCGGGATATCTCTGCTTGTCCGACTTTGCCTACGGGGCAGGCTGTACAAAGTGTCATGCAGGAACGCCTGCTTCCGCGATAA
- a CDS encoding thioesterase II family protein, with amino-acid sequence MRLYLLPFAGGSARSYGAWPEALSEIAEAVPLDTPDKGRPYLDAPETLSIEEMGARIASQIASETKPYALFGHSMGALMAFEAVRALIRKNARLPHLMIVSAHRAPHQPLDRRMLHPLSDNDFDAELAAYSGTPKEVLENSEMMDFVRPTLRRDFRACETYRYSEDTALPVPLASIGGIDDPEVSAEDLEAWARHSRHFLGSRTLPGGHFYFQNALSSMTSEIERLIAEAGVPA; translated from the coding sequence ATGCGTCTTTATCTTCTACCTTTTGCGGGCGGCTCCGCCCGTTCCTATGGGGCCTGGCCGGAGGCGCTGTCCGAGATTGCTGAGGCTGTTCCCCTCGACACGCCAGACAAGGGCCGCCCCTATCTCGATGCCCCTGAGACCCTGTCTATCGAAGAGATGGGAGCGCGAATTGCCTCGCAAATCGCGTCCGAGACAAAACCCTATGCCCTTTTCGGTCATTCCATGGGCGCGCTCATGGCATTCGAGGCGGTACGTGCATTAATCAGGAAAAATGCGCGATTACCGCATCTCATGATCGTATCCGCCCACAGGGCACCACATCAGCCCCTTGACCGCCGCATGCTGCATCCCCTGTCCGACAACGACTTTGACGCAGAACTCGCCGCCTATTCCGGTACTCCGAAAGAGGTTCTGGAAAATAGCGAAATGATGGATTTCGTGCGCCCGACCTTGCGACGCGATTTTCGCGCGTGTGAAACATATCGCTATTCGGAAGACACCGCCCTACCAGTTCCCTTGGCCAGCATCGGCGGCATTGACGATCCTGAAGTCAGTGCGGAAGACCTTGAGGCCTGGGCCAGACATTCCAGACATTTCCTGGGCAGCCGCACGCTTCCCGGTGGACATTTCTATTTCCAGAATGCCTTGTCGAGCATGACGTCAGAAATCGAACGGCTTATCGCGGAAGCAGGCGTTCCTGCATGA
- a CDS encoding cyclic peptide export ABC transporter codes for MSVTLLLMRICGLAVVPLTALVLLAAGATIFALRLIGQELAGDLQSDFPAGLWFMGAILLLVLSRLVSRNLLDWLSMRAIARIRYNLTRNILSLPLKRIEDLGVPRVMALVFDDVVRIGAGLSGLPNFLGQIIVLIGALIYLGFVSLYGLAALLGVLVLGVLCYRWLIALATNAQRDARNARDGLYDLTGGMTRGVKELRFNTHRQRHLFETSFTDILDKHFRKSLAGAIYSTTGLTLSQVLYFVCLGVIVFVVPRFTPIDSAVLTKFAVIVLYLPAPIESIVQFVSMLTSARVSIERLHKLGVLGENLHRREPLPPIENHGPVEDFAVEALEYTYGSAETTDHEFHVGPLDIAFRPGEIVFFVGGNGSGKTTAAKVITGLYESEAGTIRLNGQTVSSENIDWYRQHFAGVFSDYHVFDAYPPAPEGQVNELADAAARHLERLELERVVKFENGVLSTTTALSTGQRKRLALLVVLLDDKPIVVFDEWASDQDPAFREVFYLTFLPELAAQGKTVIVVTHDDDYFAVADRIVTFRYGKIESDKPNQRMLVRRPAVANEG; via the coding sequence GTGAGTGTTACTTTACTTCTGATGCGTATCTGCGGCCTGGCAGTCGTGCCTCTTACGGCACTGGTTCTTTTGGCGGCAGGGGCAACCATTTTTGCGCTGCGTCTGATTGGTCAGGAACTGGCTGGCGACCTTCAAAGCGACTTTCCCGCCGGACTTTGGTTCATGGGTGCAATCCTGCTCCTGGTCCTCAGCCGTCTGGTGTCGCGAAACCTGCTCGACTGGCTGTCAATGCGCGCCATCGCCCGCATTCGCTACAACCTCACCCGCAATATTCTGAGCCTCCCTCTCAAACGGATTGAGGATCTCGGCGTCCCCCGGGTCATGGCCTTGGTCTTTGACGATGTTGTACGCATCGGCGCCGGACTTTCGGGCCTGCCGAACTTCCTGGGCCAGATCATTGTTCTCATCGGCGCCCTGATCTATCTGGGCTTTGTGTCCCTATACGGACTGGCCGCACTGTTGGGAGTCCTGGTGTTGGGCGTTCTTTGCTATCGCTGGCTGATTGCGCTTGCGACGAACGCCCAACGTGACGCACGAAATGCCAGGGATGGTCTTTACGACCTGACGGGAGGCATGACCCGCGGCGTGAAGGAATTGCGTTTCAATACCCATCGCCAGCGTCATCTTTTCGAGACCTCCTTCACGGATATCCTGGACAAGCATTTTCGAAAATCACTTGCCGGTGCGATCTATTCCACGACCGGGCTGACATTGAGCCAGGTGCTTTATTTCGTTTGCCTTGGTGTGATCGTCTTTGTCGTCCCACGTTTCACGCCAATAGACAGCGCGGTTTTGACCAAATTCGCGGTCATCGTCCTCTATCTGCCTGCCCCGATCGAAAGCATCGTACAGTTCGTCTCGATGTTGACGTCGGCACGTGTATCCATTGAACGTCTGCACAAGCTTGGTGTCCTGGGCGAGAACCTGCATCGCCGCGAACCTTTACCACCAATTGAGAACCACGGACCGGTCGAGGATTTCGCTGTTGAGGCGCTTGAATATACTTATGGCAGTGCCGAGACTACAGATCATGAGTTTCATGTCGGCCCGCTGGACATCGCCTTCCGGCCCGGCGAAATCGTGTTTTTCGTCGGTGGCAATGGCTCTGGCAAGACGACGGCCGCCAAGGTCATCACGGGTCTTTATGAATCAGAGGCTGGCACAATCAGGCTCAACGGCCAGACCGTAAGCAGCGAGAACATTGACTGGTACCGTCAGCATTTTGCCGGCGTATTCAGTGATTATCATGTCTTCGATGCCTATCCGCCCGCTCCCGAAGGACAGGTCAACGAGTTGGCCGATGCTGCGGCACGCCATCTGGAACGCCTTGAACTGGAACGCGTGGTCAAATTTGAAAACGGCGTCTTGTCCACGACCACAGCCTTGTCGACGGGACAGCGCAAACGCCTGGCACTGTTGGTCGTCTTGCTTGATGACAAACCCATTGTTGTTTTCGACGAATGGGCCTCCGATCAGGACCCGGCATTCCGGGAGGTCTTTTATCTCACCTTCCTTCCTGAACTCGCGGCGCAGGGAAAAACCGTGATTGTTGTCACTCATGACGATGACTACTTCGCCGTAGCCGACCGGATCGTCACCTTTCGCTATGGCAAAATCGAATCTGACAAACCCAACCAACGTATGCTGGTACGCCGACCGGCAGTCGCAAATGAGGGATAG
- a CDS encoding acyltransferase family protein, with protein sequence MQGEKILYLESLRGLAAIAVTLFHAHFAINSPLANNTFVANSDLMVDFFFVLSGFVIAYNYETKITCFKSLCIFQAKRFLRLYPLHFVTLILFLFIELAKYAFEQKTGIKAYNAAFSSNDLGAFLNNIFLTQALFEQNLTFNTPSWSISTEFYTYAVFGILLILFQSRRSKIIVNALIIVTAAITLHITNTAGAMTGFAIIRCIYAFYLGYVVYLVGRRLAPKIPGSVGTILLIGSAVAVTFKGDFPLILFPLLFSATILALFRSGPTLPKAILCNRQLVFLGTISYGIYMWHNFAWWTITQILRFVLHFPIAKNPETGKDFLNVDAVTSSIMIVVGLIVVLILSWLSYKYIERPINDLRHHLKGDRKAADLKAGTT encoded by the coding sequence ATGCAGGGGGAAAAGATTCTATATTTGGAATCACTTAGGGGCCTGGCGGCGATAGCCGTGACGCTGTTCCACGCCCATTTCGCCATAAACTCCCCCCTCGCCAACAATACCTTTGTCGCCAACAGCGACCTGATGGTGGACTTCTTCTTTGTATTAAGCGGCTTTGTAATAGCCTATAATTATGAAACAAAAATAACCTGTTTTAAGTCTTTATGTATTTTTCAGGCAAAACGCTTTCTGCGTCTCTATCCCTTACATTTCGTTACTTTAATATTATTTCTTTTTATTGAACTAGCAAAATACGCCTTCGAACAAAAAACTGGAATCAAGGCATACAATGCTGCCTTTAGCAGTAATGACCTTGGTGCTTTTCTAAATAATATTTTTCTGACTCAGGCATTATTTGAACAAAATCTGACATTCAATACACCAAGCTGGTCGATATCGACGGAATTCTATACCTATGCTGTCTTTGGCATCTTATTAATTCTATTTCAAAGCCGCAGGTCAAAAATTATTGTAAATGCACTTATAATCGTCACAGCGGCAATTACCCTTCATATAACCAATACAGCCGGTGCGATGACCGGCTTTGCGATCATTCGCTGCATATATGCCTTCTATCTGGGATATGTTGTCTATCTGGTCGGTCGCCGCCTCGCCCCCAAAATTCCCGGCAGCGTTGGTACAATTCTACTGATTGGCAGCGCCGTGGCGGTTACCTTTAAGGGTGACTTCCCGCTCATCCTGTTTCCGCTGCTCTTTTCGGCGACAATCCTCGCGCTTTTCCGCAGCGGCCCTACCCTGCCCAAGGCAATTCTGTGCAATCGCCAGCTCGTGTTTTTGGGCACGATCAGCTACGGTATTTATATGTGGCATAATTTTGCATGGTGGACGATCACCCAGATCCTGCGCTTTGTCTTGCATTTCCCCATTGCGAAGAATCCAGAAACAGGCAAGGACTTCCTGAATGTCGATGCAGTGACCTCATCGATCATGATCGTGGTCGGCCTGATCGTCGTTTTGATCCTCTCCTGGCTTTCCTACAAATATATTGAACGGCCGATAAATGACCTGCGGCATCATTTGAAGGGAGATCGCAAGGCGGCAGACCTCAAAGCAGGAACGACTTGA
- a CDS encoding UbiA family prenyltransferase produces the protein MEQSADQIFADLDGTLIRTDLFYEAVLQFVKQNPLNIFLVFAWLLKGRPFVKEKVAQAIELNVESLPYETELIDYLKEQRAQGRQVILATAAHHSYAEKIADFLGFFDAVIATRAGVNMKGARKLAAIQDFAGERRFTYAGDSSADRPIWKCARSNIFVNAPMRDVRASEAGGKAEKHIQSRPAVLRAFIREMRIHQYAKNALVLVPLFTSHSYQSLSAVITALIAFLSFSICASGVYFLNDLLDVQADRKHPRKCKRPLASGDLSIPVGVIGALGLPLVAFVLAIVFLPWLFVAVLAGYYLLTNIYSFYLKRVSTADVMTLAVLYTLRVVAGGAALGISLSSWLMGFSIFAFVSLAYLKRYVEVAGLADGVDKAAGRGYGAEDKEAMFSLGVANMSASVLVLALYINSEVVSGIYNSPQLLWLLCLLMLYWGNRLWIGARRDKIADDPVVFAIRDRVSQCVGICFILVTLLARYLTF, from the coding sequence ATGGAGCAATCCGCCGATCAGATTTTCGCGGATTTGGATGGCACCCTGATTAGAACAGACCTCTTTTACGAGGCCGTTCTGCAGTTCGTGAAGCAAAATCCGCTCAACATCTTCCTCGTTTTCGCCTGGCTGTTGAAGGGGCGGCCCTTCGTCAAAGAAAAAGTGGCGCAGGCGATTGAGCTGAATGTTGAGAGCCTTCCCTATGAAACAGAGCTGATTGACTACCTGAAAGAACAGCGCGCGCAGGGGCGACAGGTTATCCTGGCGACGGCGGCGCATCATTCCTATGCGGAGAAAATTGCCGATTTCCTGGGGTTTTTCGACGCTGTGATCGCGACACGTGCCGGTGTGAACATGAAGGGCGCGCGGAAATTGGCCGCCATACAGGATTTCGCCGGAGAGCGCCGGTTCACATATGCCGGTGACAGTTCCGCAGACCGCCCCATCTGGAAGTGCGCCCGGTCCAATATTTTCGTGAATGCCCCGATGCGAGACGTGCGGGCGTCCGAGGCCGGTGGGAAGGCGGAAAAGCACATTCAATCGCGACCGGCGGTGCTGCGCGCCTTTATCCGCGAAATGCGGATTCACCAATACGCGAAGAATGCATTGGTTCTTGTGCCGCTTTTCACGTCGCACAGCTATCAATCCCTGTCTGCTGTTATCACGGCCCTGATAGCCTTTCTATCGTTCAGTATTTGCGCATCGGGCGTTTATTTTCTGAATGATCTTCTGGATGTGCAGGCGGACCGCAAGCATCCCCGCAAATGCAAACGCCCCCTGGCCTCCGGGGATTTGTCCATCCCTGTTGGCGTGATTGGCGCATTGGGGCTGCCGTTGGTGGCGTTCGTGCTGGCGATTGTCTTCCTGCCATGGCTGTTTGTCGCCGTTCTGGCCGGATACTATCTGCTGACCAACATATACTCCTTCTACCTGAAGCGGGTATCCACGGCGGATGTGATGACGCTTGCCGTCCTTTACACCCTGCGCGTGGTCGCAGGTGGTGCGGCATTGGGGATCAGCCTGTCATCCTGGTTGATGGGCTTTTCGATCTTCGCCTTCGTCAGCCTGGCCTATCTGAAAAGGTATGTGGAGGTCGCCGGGTTGGCGGATGGCGTGGACAAGGCCGCCGGACGTGGCTATGGCGCGGAAGACAAGGAAGCCATGTTCAGCCTGGGCGTTGCCAATATGTCTGCGTCCGTGCTGGTCCTGGCGCTGTATATCAACAGCGAGGTTGTAAGCGGAATCTACAACAGCCCCCAACTGCTCTGGCTTTTGTGCCTGCTGATGCTTTACTGGGGCAATCGGCTCTGGATCGGTGCACGTCGCGACAAGATCGCGGATGACCCGGTCGTTTTCGCAATCAGGGACAGGGTTAGCCAGTGTGTGGGGATTTGCTTCATACTGGTAACCTTACTCGCACGGTATTTGACGTTCTAA
- a CDS encoding small multi-drug resistant family protein, with protein MTLSILGLILFTVTLSACAQLALKWGVGQARFDDAMHNGIVDIAISALMSPMIWVGLAIYGLSVVMWLWVLSKVDLSVAYPFVGVSFLVTLAFGAFILNEAVTPGRILGTVLIAAGCILVGKSA; from the coding sequence ATGACGTTGTCGATTTTGGGGTTAATCCTGTTCACGGTCACCTTGTCAGCCTGCGCGCAACTCGCACTGAAATGGGGTGTGGGGCAGGCGCGTTTCGATGACGCGATGCATAACGGTATTGTGGACATTGCGATATCCGCGCTGATGTCACCTATGATCTGGGTCGGACTTGCGATCTATGGGTTAAGCGTGGTCATGTGGCTTTGGGTTCTGTCCAAGGTGGACCTGTCGGTGGCTTATCCGTTTGTCGGCGTAAGCTTTCTGGTGACGCTGGCCTTTGGTGCCTTCATCCTGAATGAGGCGGTGACGCCTGGACGCATTCTGGGAACCGTCCTCATTGCCGCAGGCTGCATCCTCGTAGGGAAGTCTGCATGA
- a CDS encoding glycosyltransferase family 39 protein: MTNSTSHSDSAAVIVGTLVLGLAVVFLFVSGAPSGGAFSWPDSPRHALNGAFVMDLIRDMPYADPKGYAYNYYSQYPALTILFYPPLFSFILAPFYAVLGVSQNTALVVLGLLYFAMIWGVYALARLWCRNSIALVAALIFAFLPEISYWGRQVMLEIPAYAILVWSAYAFCMHIRSGRVSLLYLAVALLVLSLYTKLSVAFVAFPFLVTLLSARGLSLFRDWHSYVIAALALVGMVPLVVLTLEFGQANIQSAAGIADSQVSRTSLEAWLWYAQRLPSQMGWAGFLAALGGVGTAVAMRRSLAVSRFEAIFWGSWFVAGYIFYSAVDLKEARHSIFLLLPAGLSIGLLGEWLCQRHRWAGIATVGVVLVASVATTTLQRPVHYVAGYREVVDYVAAKAPANSNILFSGYRDGSFIFNMRAHADRKDVSTIRADKLLLRISVRRELGVEEKDYTEAEIDSLIDSLGVHYVVAQPDFWTDLKPMAKLQSLLHSDRFEEVARFKMQANYHAQEKELVVYRNRGEVAEGPINISNELPIVGRTVSGTISGD, translated from the coding sequence ATGACAAACTCCACCAGCCATTCTGACAGTGCCGCCGTCATCGTCGGAACCCTTGTTTTGGGGCTGGCGGTTGTTTTTCTCTTTGTTTCAGGAGCCCCTTCCGGAGGGGCTTTTTCGTGGCCGGATTCCCCGCGACATGCCCTGAACGGGGCCTTCGTGATGGATCTGATCCGTGACATGCCCTATGCCGATCCAAAGGGGTATGCGTATAACTATTATTCCCAATATCCCGCCCTTACGATCCTGTTCTATCCGCCGTTGTTTTCGTTCATTCTGGCACCCTTTTACGCCGTTCTGGGGGTGTCGCAGAATACGGCCCTGGTAGTTCTGGGGCTTTTATATTTTGCCATGATTTGGGGCGTCTATGCGCTCGCAAGGTTGTGGTGTCGGAATAGTATTGCGCTTGTGGCCGCGTTGATCTTTGCCTTCTTGCCAGAGATCAGCTATTGGGGCCGTCAGGTCATGCTTGAGATACCGGCCTATGCGATCCTGGTCTGGAGCGCCTATGCATTCTGCATGCATATCCGCAGCGGTCGCGTCAGTTTGCTGTATCTGGCGGTGGCCCTCCTGGTACTTAGCCTCTACACCAAGCTGTCTGTGGCCTTTGTTGCATTTCCCTTCCTCGTGACGCTGCTGTCCGCCCGCGGCCTGTCCTTGTTCCGGGATTGGCATAGCTATGTCATTGCGGCGCTTGCGTTGGTCGGGATGGTCCCTCTGGTGGTGCTAACGCTGGAGTTCGGGCAGGCGAACATTCAGTCTGCTGCCGGTATTGCGGATTCCCAGGTTTCCCGTACGTCATTGGAGGCGTGGCTCTGGTATGCGCAAAGATTACCGTCGCAGATGGGCTGGGCCGGTTTCCTGGCGGCTCTTGGCGGGGTGGGGACTGCCGTGGCGATGAGGCGGTCGCTTGCCGTTTCCCGGTTTGAGGCAATCTTTTGGGGTTCCTGGTTTGTCGCGGGCTATATCTTTTATTCTGCGGTGGACTTGAAAGAAGCACGCCACAGCATTTTCCTGTTGCTGCCTGCGGGGCTGTCCATCGGGCTTCTGGGGGAATGGCTCTGCCAGCGGCATAGATGGGCCGGTATTGCGACCGTGGGCGTGGTATTGGTTGCTTCTGTCGCGACGACAACTTTGCAGCGTCCGGTGCATTATGTGGCGGGATACCGGGAAGTCGTTGACTATGTGGCGGCCAAGGCGCCTGCCAACAGCAATATTCTGTTCTCTGGATATCGTGACGGTTCTTTTATCTTCAATATGCGGGCACACGCCGACCGCAAGGATGTAAGCACGATACGTGCAGACAAACTGCTTCTTCGGATATCGGTGCGGCGCGAGCTTGGCGTGGAAGAAAAGGACTACACCGAGGCCGAGATCGACAGTTTGATTGATAGTTTGGGCGTTCACTATGTTGTCGCCCAGCCGGATTTTTGGACTGACCTGAAGCCAATGGCCAAACTGCAATCCCTGCTGCACAGTGACCGGTTTGAAGAGGTCGCACGCTTTAAGATGCAGGCCAATTATCATGCGCAGGAAAAGGAACTGGTGGTCTATCGGAACCGTGGCGAAGTCGCGGAAGGGCCAATCAACATTTCCAATGAGCTGCCGATTGTGGGGCGAACGGTTTCGGGCACGATCTCCGGCGACTGA